The bacterium DNA window GCATATAAAATCGGAAATTCGATAACCGAACAATTCTGTAGTGATATTGAAGTTTTATCCTGCGCTGAACCGATTTTCGAGACAATTCCCGGCTGGCAAAGCGATACTACCAAAGCACGCAAATGGAATGAACTCCCCACTAATGCAAGAGCCTATCTAGAGTTCATCTCGAATTATGTTGGCGTGCCTGTATCGATCGCTTCCATCGGTCCCGAGCGCACTGAGACCATTATTGCCCGACCAGAATTGCTTTGGGGATAACTTAGAATGTTCACCGGACTAATCGAAGAAGTCGGCAAAGTGTTTCAGATTCGCCAATCTGGCGATGCTGCACGGGTAACTGTCGAATGCCCTTTAATTGCCAAGGGAACTAATATCGGCGACAGCATCGCTATTAACGGCGTTTGCCTTACTGTTGTTTCGCTCGATACTGCTCTTCTCACCTTTGACGCCGTTCCTGAAACAATGCGTCGCACCAATCTTGGCCAGCTCCACACAGGTAGTCCTGTAAATCTCGAAAGAGCTCTCGCTGCCGGTCAACGGATGGGAGGACATTTCGTTCAAGGGCATATTGATGGCGTCGGCACAGTCGCTTCCGTCCGCAGTGAAGATAACGCGCATATATTCTTTATAAAAGCTTCAAAAGAGTTGATGCGATACATTGTTCCCAAAGGTTCGGTTGCAATAGATGGCGTAAGTCTTACAGTAGTCGATGTGGAGCCGAATCAGTTTTCAATGTGGATTATCCCTCATACTTTCGAGAATACCACCTTCAAAATCCGCCAAATCAACGACCTGGTGAACCTAGAAACTGACTTACTTGCAAAGTATGTTGAAAAGATGCTCTTAGGGAGCGATGAAGCAGAGAATGGCCTAAGCATTGAAAAGCTGAGGGACGCGGGGTATATTTAGGCTACAACAGAAATGATAGAGCCTAAAATAGAGAATTCTGACAACAACGGCGAATTTACATTCGCTACCATCAATGAAGCGCTTGAAGAGCTTCGCCAGGGGCGGATGCTTATAGTGACGGATGATCCCGACCGCGAGAATGAAGGCGACTTCATTATGGCCGCTGAAAAGGTCACTCCGGAAGCGATTAACTTCATGGCCATGTACGGCCGTGGTCTTATTTGTCTTCCCGCCACAAAAGAGCGTTTGCAAGAACTTGGCATCCCCCTTATGGTCAAGGAGAATACGGCCAAACTTGGCACCCCCATGACCGAAAGCATTGATGCAATCCACGGCACTTCGACGGGTATCTCGGCTTTTGATCGCGCCCATACTATTAAAGTTTTTGTGGATCCAAGTACCGACCCAGCGGAACTTTCACGCCCCGGCCATATCTTCCCTCTTCAAGCTGTTGACGGCGGAGTATTAAGGCGAGCCGGTCATACAGAAGCATCAGTCGATTTTTCACGGCTAGCCGGACTAAATCCCAGCGGTGTGCTTTGCGAGATTATGAATGAAGACGGCACGATGTCGAGAATGCCTGAACTCATCCAACTCGCTAAAAAATTCAATCTAAAAATCGCAACTATCACCGACCTCATCGAATACAGACGAAGAAACGAACGTCTTGTCCAAAAAGTAACGCCCCCAGTTAA harbors:
- a CDS encoding adenylosuccinate synthetase, which gives rise to AYKIGNSITEQFCSDIEVLSCAEPIFETIPGWQSDTTKARKWNELPTNARAYLEFISNYVGVPVSIASIGPERTETIIARPELLWG
- a CDS encoding bifunctional 3,4-dihydroxy-2-butanone-4-phosphate synthase/GTP cyclohydrolase II — its product is MIEPKIENSDNNGEFTFATINEALEELRQGRMLIVTDDPDRENEGDFIMAAEKVTPEAINFMAMYGRGLICLPATKERLQELGIPLMVKENTAKLGTPMTESIDAIHGTSTGISAFDRAHTIKVFVDPSTDPAELSRPGHIFPLQAVDGGVLRRAGHTEASVDFSRLAGLNPSGVLCEIMNEDGTMSRMPELIQLAKKFNLKIATITDLIEYRRRNERLVQKVTPPVKLPTRYGDFFIHGYECSVDPNPYVAITMGDLKSGEPTLVRVHSSCMTGDLLESLRCDCGDQLHLALERISEEGRGVLLYINQEGRGIGILNKIKAYSLQDQGQDTVEANESLGFKADLREYGIGAQILADLGLKQIRLMTNNPAKIAGLDGYGLHIVEHVPLVSKPTEHNLRYLNAKRDKLGHWLK
- a CDS encoding riboflavin synthase codes for the protein MFTGLIEEVGKVFQIRQSGDAARVTVECPLIAKGTNIGDSIAINGVCLTVVSLDTALLTFDAVPETMRRTNLGQLHTGSPVNLERALAAGQRMGGHFVQGHIDGVGTVASVRSEDNAHIFFIKASKELMRYIVPKGSVAIDGVSLTVVDVEPNQFSMWIIPHTFENTTFKIRQINDLVNLETDLLAKYVEKMLLGSDEAENGLSIEKLRDAGYI